Within Carassius gibelio isolate Cgi1373 ecotype wild population from Czech Republic chromosome A21, carGib1.2-hapl.c, whole genome shotgun sequence, the genomic segment CTGctcatatataataaaatattttttacataaattatttgaatacattttagtcAGTCACAAATCTTTTTTTGTCCAATCAGGCTGCTTCTTCCTTATGAGTGTCACCAAAATGGATACAGGGATGATATTGTCTTCAGGACCCCTCGATCACAAAAACGCATCCATCCCAGCAATTACAGTGACTTTGAGCATGAATACTCCAGGAATGGCAAGCGTGCAGATTTCCAACACCTCCCGGCATTCCCTCGGGTATGACATCTTAAAAATAGAATGTATACTCCCAAAGACattctctcagaaaaaaagggacGAAAGCTATCATAGGTGGTACCTTTTGGAAAGGTACACACGTGTACTATTAAGGTACTCACATGTACATTTTAGATACTAGTAGATactagatactagtacttatatGCACTTTTTAGGTGTAGACATGGTACAACAGTGTAACTTTTGAAAGGGTACCACTGTAGTGACGGCTATTGTACaattttttctgagagtgtagtaAAAATAGAAACTACAGATTTTTTTATCAGAgcactaaattaatttaattctacTCTTATTTCCCTCTCAAGCCCTCTCTGAACATGTTTACGGAGCATCAGAGACAGATTTTTAACATGCCTTTGAACATTGCTTCATACTTCCCACACGGCAGTGCATCTCTACCCAATTATATGGCTCTTCGAGAATCTACACTTCCCCATCTGAGCCTCAGCCCTTCTCAAGACCTTTCCCAACCACCTGCTTCGTATTTAAGCACATCATCTGTGGAGGTTCCAGGCTGCAAAGAGTCTCTTGATAGGCTACGCCACTTAGCTAAAGAGTTCAAGTCGTCGGCTGGTTGGGAGGAACCGCTCAACCTCAGCCAGAAAGAAAGCAGACTTGAGACTCTGAGTGACACACCATCATCTTTCAGCCCACCTTCAAAAAAGCCCAAGTTCCTCAACGAAGCCTCACCTCTTTACCCACCAAGGGGTGTGACAACCGAAGAAGATGCAGAAAAGGAGGAAACAGCGGACAAAACTTCCTCAGGAGAAGGAGATGCGGGGTCTGTCCAAGTAGGACCGAGCCCAATGACAGCTGACATCGTTGATCTCACTAGCTCTTCCACCGCCAATCCAGTCCCACGTAGAGCAAGTCCTCCTTCAGTGAATCTCTTCAACCGGAGACCAAACTACTCAGAGCCATTCGCTATGAAGGCACGGGAGCGAGACCAGCACACGGACTGGTTGAAAGAAGAATCTTCTGGTGCACCTACACCTAAGTTAGGGATCCTAAACCGAAGCAATCCCCTTGGACAACCACCCGTAGATCCAAACGGCAATATGGAGATTAAGATTCCTCTAAAGCTTCTACATGAGTTGATTAGGAGAGGACTACTCTTCAACCCAGAATTTGCGGCAAACAGCCCCGCACCGCAAGAGCCAACTAAAGCTGAAGCACCAACTGAGCACAAGTTCCACATGCGATATCACTCAGAAACGTCTGAGAGCTCCACCAAGGGTGAGGAGCCAACCAATTTGAGTTTGAAAAGTCTTTTCAAAAACCTTTCTGATTCTAACCCTCAAGAAAATGGCATGAGGAAGCAACGGCTCTTTGGTGTCAATCGCATCCCAGCAGAACCAAAGCTCCAGATGATCAATTCTCTGGAAAGTGACGCACCAAGATCTTCTCAACCTCTACAGGCACAAATTCCTATGACAAAGAACCAAGAAAGCACAAATCCCAGACCACACAGTTGCAGTGAAGATAGTCCACTCTCTTTGACCATGAAGCCTGGAAGAAAGTCAGAGCAAATGATGGGAACATCTAACCGTGTGGCAAAGGAAATCTCGACTTCCCCACCTTTCATGCAAGTGACACCAGACAACCTAAAACTATTTATGGCAAACCTGCCCTTTAGAGTTGAAAGAGGGCAGACATTTTGAGAATTTGCACATCTGACAATTGACCACCTCAGTCAATGTTGCAATCTTTCCAAATCAGCCTCTTGAGTTGCATTACTGAAGGATTTTTGAAAAGAACTGAAAAGAAATTGTTAACGATATGCAACTGTAGCATGAAACCACTGTCCACTCCCAGTCAAGATGTTAAATTAGACAAGACAGATGCTTTTCAATGATTCATCTTTTGTATAAAAAGATTTAAATGGTCAGATTaggaaaaacactttttgtttgccttttcatttgtaaatactaTTTAATTGTGACACTTCAAATAAGCAATGATACATTTTTGTTAACTCAGTTTATGAAGAAGCACTgatattttttttgcaacaaaGCATAGACCTTTTTTAAAAGATGTATTTTTGTTCTTGCAGTTTATTAGGATAGGAAAGTATTGTAGGCAAGAAGTTCagtttgtttgtctgtgtgtggggggggggggggtctgcaaGCTGGGACTTGAACTCGGGATGGCCAAAGCGCAGCAACACTAAACGTCAGCGTACTGCCCACAAGGCTATTGTAAACATGTAAAATTGTTGTATAAGGTTGataatgtttttgttatattactgttaaatactgttattgttttttcaataattcattttttacaatgtgtttttttttatttcctagaAGTAAACTCACAGTGACTTTAAAACAAGTACATTAAGGATTATGATTCTGTCCAACTCTATGACAaatataccaatatatatatataatttacagtatgtATTATATTTTGCATTCTTTTATACCGAATATGAAGTCTTGACAAACAGTACCTCTGAATTTCTAAAACTATATTAGGTATCACatgcacattttattgttttactggtTGCACAAGAACCTACTGGAATATCCCGCAAAGATGTACCCCCGATACTTCAATACAAGACtacaattaaatatgaaaaaatgctttggtcTACATTTGTTAGTTCACACTGTGCACACGTatgcaataaaacaaacacacagcatgtgctcacatgcaaacacacacccaTAAACAAGAAGTGACAGGGATTTCCAATTGTTCATTTTATTATCATGTCACTATTAAAACATAATTGTCATAAGGAAACAACAGATTCGTACTGCAACTACAGTCTGCTCAAAAAGACCAGGAACAACGTCTCAATGAAGCAACCTGACATCTTGTTCATGGACACAATGGTGGCAGGTAGCTTCACCTAGGATTTGAACCTATAACCTTTTGATTACCAGCCAAATTATTAATCAATGAATCACAACACCCCCatattacataaacaaataagactaagtttgataggattgccaaattattaatataaagagCGTTAACTTCTTAGTCTATGCTAAAGTGGTTACAATCATACAATAAGACAAATCAGTCAATAACTTTAGCTTGCTATTCAAACCTTTGTTCTCAGAAAGGAACTGCATCAGTGAAAATCTCTGATCAATGCATTCCATTTCTTATGCAATACAAATTCAAAGTCAAGAAGCTGTAGGGTGTACCTTTCTAGCTATCACTGACAATTTGACATTGATCTTGACAGATCGAAAATTAAAATCCAGGTAAAGTTTTGAGATGGTTATATTCATAATTTGGAACTGTGATTGATTTGTCTTAAATAAAGGTAATTTTAAAGATAactttttaatttgataattcatcttaaatcatacaaatatttgacaatattggTTGCTCAATTCTCTTGAACAGCCTTGGGGGATATGATAACAACTTACTGTGAATGAAAAACAAACGAAAACAAAACGAAAGGGTTAAACTGTCAAACTCCTGTCTGGTAGGATTTCCATAGCTTGTGGCAAGTTTGGAAGTTTGAAGATTGCAGCAGATAGTCCGTACCGCTGAGCGAATCGCTAGTACAACCTTCTCCGCTCTCCAAGACCTGTACTGATCCAGAGTCAGTAAAAAGGCTGGCAAAATcattctggacccctcacatccaggcCTCTTCCTCTATGAAGTGTTGCGGTCTGATCAGCGCTATAAGAACACCGAGCACCAGAACAGCCAGTCATAAGatcagtttcttccctcaggttAAATTacaacatacttggcaataaatgtgaaataacaacactatttatacatttatctaTTTAACACACATACTTATTCACATTTCATTGCATCTGTACATATCATACCTGTAAACTAAATTACATCTACAAACTATTTTTGTATATTgtgtacttttttaaaatatttgttgtatattattattttctattattctatttttattttctgtgtccTTTCACTGTAATCTGTTTGTGCTGTTAAAGCTTCTTCAAATTAAACcgattcctcgtatgtgtaaacatatctggcaacaaagctctttctgattctgaggTAAAAATGTTCAAGTCAATTTTAAAGTGATTTTAATACAGAAACAAATGTAATGGGAGTCCTGATCCAGCACATGATCGAGTTACACTGCCAGTACAGGCTTGTAGAATCAAACAAAGAAGTATTAGGGTTATTTCTGTGATAATGACAAACAGTTTTAAGCCAATAAGGTATTTGGGTGTGCATTTTGGATTTggcaaataaacatgaaaaaaaataaaataaaatgatcacaaATTTGGTTTTCTCAAAAAAGTGTTGCACACTAAAGCTTGCAAGGATTTATGTGTGCTGTAATACTCTGGGGTGTGTTGAGCTGGGTACAAACAGTTTTTTTCTTGCTTTAGTTTCCTTGATTCTTCAGTAACTGAAACAAAGAAGCAGAGGGAGAGGAGTGTGaaagaactaattaattatatatactaTTTTGGTGTGGCATGCATTTATGTCTTTAATTCTGGGAAAGTCTAAACTGGTAGAGTGACTCTGTGAGACTGCGGAACTGCagccacaaaaaaaattaaaaataaaaattaaaaaaaaacggtCAAAATCATGTACATGTAATCTATGCATGTGTGTGCCTCCAAAACTATGAATACATGCCAATgcataaaatgtcttaaaatagaAATCAATTTTTTCGTGTGCTTTAATGATGATGTATCCAATAATCATTTGTACTCTGCACATAGTCAATGGAGGATAAATCGCACACTGTGCAATTTTACAACAAACCTATTAATGCAATTAGCCTTAAACCAGATTCCTCACAGCCATTCATGTTAATTTACAGATAATTATTGTTTAATCAcgaaatttaaaaaaactaaatcactAGGGTTGGCCCATCCTAATAGTCTTCCTTGGACTTTAACAGGCAATTTATTACAATTTGTAAGGAGTTTTTCAGCAAAAGTGCTATCTTTCATAGTCAAAACTAACCGGATAAATTTAATTCTCTGATAGTAATCGaccaatttattatttttgcagaGTTACAGCTTTTGGAGCTTGAATATGAAAAAAGAGCATTAAAAGTTAAGATTAAATCAAACTTGATTTAACATTCTTTTTACATTCTTACTAAAAGTCCttgataaattatttttcagtGCATGTTATTCTGAAGAAATACAATAATTGTTTTTGCAATTCCATTCTGTAATGTAACATCCTATAAATAATCCAATCAATTCT encodes:
- the LOC127942212 gene encoding uncharacterized protein LOC127942212 — translated: MEQDGPQENRSEQGEEMTEESFLKDLYLFMKQRDTPIERIPHLGFKQIDVFLMYKTVKELGGYQQVTAQQLWKKVYNILGGNPRSTSAATCTRRHYEKLLLPYECHQNGYRDDIVFRTPRSQKRIHPSNYSDFEHEYSRNGKRADFQHLPAFPRPSLNMFTEHQRQIFNMPLNIASYFPHGSASLPNYMALRESTLPHLSLSPSQDLSQPPASYLSTSSVEVPGCKESLDRLRHLAKEFKSSAGWEEPLNLSQKESRLETLSDTPSSFSPPSKKPKFLNEASPLYPPRGVTTEEDAEKEETADKTSSGEGDAGSVQVGPSPMTADIVDLTSSSTANPVPRRASPPSVNLFNRRPNYSEPFAMKARERDQHTDWLKEESSGAPTPKLGILNRSNPLGQPPVDPNGNMEIKIPLKLLHELIRRGLLFNPEFAANSPAPQEPTKAEAPTEHKFHMRYHSETSESSTKGEEPTNLSLKSLFKNLSDSNPQENGMRKQRLFGVNRIPAEPKLQMINSLESDAPRSSQPLQAQIPMTKNQESTNPRPHSCSEDSPLSLTMKPGRKSEQMMGTSNRVAKEISTSPPFMQVTPDNLKLFMANLPFRVERGQTF